The genomic region GCGAAACCAACGCCGGTGGTCGGCTTGCCGCCCATCTGCTCGACCAGACCGTCGTAACGGCCGCCGGCGCAGACAGTGCCTTGGGCGCCGAGCTTGTCGGTGACCCATTCGAAAACGGTTTTGCTGTAGTAGTCGAGGCCGCGCACCAGTTTCGGGTTGAGCACGTACGGAATGCCAACGGCATCCAGACGCGCTTTCAAACCTTCGAAGTGCGCACGGGATTCGTCGTCGAGGTAGTCGGCCATTTTCGGCGCATCGACCAGCACCGCTTGAGTGTCGGCATTTTTCGTGTCGAGCACGCGCAGCGGGTTGGTTTTCAGGCGACGCTGGCTGTCTTCGTCGAGCTTGTCGTGGTGCGCCGAGAGGTACTCGACCAGCGCTTCACGGTAGCGACCACGGGACTCGCTCGTGCCGAGGCTGTTGAGTTCGAGTTTGACCGCATCACGAATGCCCAGCTCACCCCACAGGCGCCAGGTCATGGTGATCAGCTCGGCGTCGATGTCCGGACCGTCGAGGTTGAACACTTCCAGACCGATCTGGTGGAACTGGCGATAACGGCCTTTCTGCGGACGCTCGTGACGGAACATCGGGCCGATGTACCAGAGTTTCTGCACCTGGCCACCGCCGGTGATGCCGTGCTCAAGCACCGCACGCACGCATGCAGCGGTGCCTTCCGGACGCAGGGTCAGGGAGTCACCGTTGCGGTCTTCGAAGGTGTACATCTCTTTTTCGACGATGTCGGTCACTTCACCGATCGAGCGTTTGAACAGCTCGGTGAACTCGACGATCGGCATGCGGATCTGCTTATAACCGTAGTTATCCAGCAGACGCGCAACGGTGCCCTCGAAATAACGCCACAGCGGGGTCTGTTCGGGCAGGATGTCGTTCATGCCACGAATGGCTTGCAGAGACTTGCTCACTTTAAATCCTTAAATTCGTTCGGCGTTCAGTCAGGCTCAGCCGCGCGCGATAACCGCAGCATCAGCTTCGACCTTTTCGGCCGCTTTCTGGCGGATCAGCCTTTCCAGCTCGTCCACCAGATTGTCATTCGTCAGTTTCTGCGCCGGCTTGCCGTCGATGTAAATCAGGTTTGGCGTGCCGCCGGTCAAGCCGATATGGGCTTCCTTGGCTTCGCCGGGGCCGTTGACCACGCAACCGATCACCGCGACATCCAGCGGCACCAGCAGGTCTTCAAGGCGCCCTTCCAGCTCGTTCATGGTTTTCACCACATCGAAGTTCTGCCGCGAGCAACTCGGGCAGGCGATGAAGTTGATGCCACGGGATCGCAGATGCAAAGACTTGAGAATGTCGTAACCGACCTTCACTTCCTCGACCGGGTCGGCCGCCAGCGAGATGCGGATAGTATCGCCAATCCCCTCGGCGAGCAGCATACCTAGGCCCACGGCGGATTTCACTGTGCCCGAACGCAATCCACCGGCTTCGGTGATGCCCAGGTGCAGCGGCTGAACGATTTCTTTCGCCAGCAAGCGATAGGCTTCGACGGCCATGAACACGTCGGAAGCTTTCACGCTGACCTTGAAGTCCTGGAAGTTCAGGCGTTCGAGATGCTCAACGTGACGCAGCGCGGATTCAACCAGCGCAGCCGGAGTCGGTTCGCCGTATTTTTTTTGCAGGTCTTTTTCCAGCGAACCGGCGTTGACGCCGATGCGGATCGGAATACCGCGATCACGCGCAGCATCAACCACAGAGCGAACACGGTCTTCGCGACCGATGTTGCCCGGGTTGATACGCAGGCAATCGACACCCAGTTCGGCGACGCGCAAGGCAATCTTGTAGTCGAAGTGGATGTCGGCAACCAGCGGCACCTTGACCAGTTGCTTGATCTTGCCGAACGCCTCGGCGGCGTCCATGTCCGGTACCGAAACGCGAACGATGTCGACGCCGGCGGCTTCCAGACGATTGATTTGCGCAACAGTGGCGGCAACGTCATTGGTGTCGCTGTTGGTCATGCTCTGCACCGCGATCGGCGCATCGCCGCCCACCGGTACGTTGCCGACCCAGATCTTGCGCGAAACGCGACGTTTGATTGGAGATTCGCCGTGCATGACTTATTGACCCAACTTCAGGCGAGCAGTCTCGCCACTGGTGAACGGAGCGATATCGACCGGTTGGCCGTTGTAGCTGACCTGTGCGGCGCGAGCTACGCCCAGACGTACGTTAAGCGGCGGCTTGCCGGAAACGGTCACGCTGTCGCCTTTATGCTTGAGACCACTGAAAATCACTTTGCCACGGCCATCGGTCACTTGTGCCCAGCAATCGGCGCTGAACTGCAGTTGTACCTGACCATCGCCAGCCACCGGAGCGGCAGCTTCTGCGGTGGCCGCCGATGCAGCAGGAACAACCGGAGCGGTAACGGTCGGCGCTGGAGTGGCCGGCGCGTTTGGTGCTGGAGTAACCGGGGTGGTGACAACCGGCGCTGGCGTGTGACCCGGAGTAGTCGGCGTTGCAGCTGGAGCAACCGGTGCCGTTGGAGCAGCACCTTCGGCACCGGCCGATTCAGCCGTGGCTTCCGACTGAGGCAGCGCCAGCGCTGTAGAAGTATCGACCTGATTTTCCTCGACAGCCTGATCTTCCGGCTCGTCGATCGGGTGAATCTGGGTCGTGCCGTCAGCACCTTCGACTTCAACGTGCTCAGGGGCCAGGGACGTCAGGTCCTTGGTGCGCTGCGAAGTCTGATCCTGCCACCAGACGAAACCGCCGCCGATGACCGCGATCAGCAACAGCAGGCTGACAATACGCAAAATGGTGTGGGAAACCCGCACCGGCTCTTCGATACGGCCGAGGGCATGAACGTTGCTGCCCTGGGAGTCGGTGCCGGTGGACTGGTCGAATTGCTGAACCAGAACGGTCTGGTCCATGCCGAGCAACTTGGCATAGGCGCGAATATAACCGCGAGCGAAGGTATGCCCCGGCAGCTTGTCGAAAGCGCCGGCTTCAAGATTGCTCAGGGAAGTCACGGTGAGGTTGAGCTTGAGGGCCACTTCGGCCAGCGACCAGCCATTGCTTTCGCGGGCCTGGCGCAGGGTCTCACCGGGGTTAACGCGATTCGCTGCTACAACTTCGGGATGCGCCGCTTTCATCATTGCTCCGACAGGTATTGCTGATATTCCGGCGTACCGGGATAGAGTCGTTTTAATTGCAGGCCATAACTGGCGGCCTTGTCGCGATCTTCAAACACTTTTGCCAGCCGAACGCCGAGCAATAGACTACGTGCATTTTGTTCGGTCAGCAGGCTGAAACGGTCGTAATAATCACGCGCGGGCACATAATGCCTGTCTTCGAAGGACAACTCAGCCATTTCCAGCAATGCGCGTGGTTGTTGCCGGTTCAAACGCAGTGCTTTTTCCAACTGCTGCTGCGCCAGATCACGCTGACCGAGCTTCGCCGCCGTCATGCCGAGGTTTTCAAACACACGCGAACGCTCAGGATACAGGGTATCGGCGGCGGCCTGTTCAAAACGCTCGTAGGCTTCTTTATAACGCTGTTGTTCGTAGAGAAAACTGCCGTAGTTATTGAGAATGCGCGCATCGGCGGGACGGGAGGACAAAGCCTTGCGGAAGTGTTCGTCGGCCAGCTCAGGCTCCATTTCGGACTGAAACACCAAGCCGAGGGCAGCGTTGGCGTCAGGATCGGAACCGTCGATATCCAGCGCCTTCTTCAGCGGCACCTTGGCCCGCTCGCTCATGCCTTGCTGCAAGTACCCCAGCCCCAACTGCACATAGGCAGCCCGCGCTTCATCGCGGCCCTTGCTGGTCTTCATCGGGTTGTAGTCACCCGACAGGACACAACCAGCACACAGGCTGGCCAACAGCAACAGCAGCGCAAAGCGCAGGGACATAGAGATCCTCTCTTAGTTAGTGTTCGCGGCGTTCTGTGCCAGATCGCTGTCGGCGCTCAACTCGCGCACGGCGATGTAACGTTCGCTGCGACGGGTGCGATCCAGCACCTGCCCTACCAGTTGACCACATGCGGCGTCGATGTCTTCACCACGGGTGGTGCGGACCGTGACGTTGAAACCGGCCTGATGCAACTGATCCTGGAACCGACGGATCGCGTTGTTGCTCGGACGCTCGTACCCGGAGTGCGGGAACGGGTTGAACGGAATCAGGTTGATCTTGCACGGAATATTCTTCAGCAACTCGATCATCTCAACGGCGTGTTCAACCTTGTCGTTGATGTCCTTGAGCAAGGTGTACTCGATGGTCAGCACACGTTTCTCGCCAAGGGCGGACATGTAGCGCTGGCACGACTCGAGCAGCATCTTAAGCGGATATTTCTTGTTGATCGGCACCAATTGGTTACGCAATGCGTCATTCGGTGCGTGCAGGGACAACGCCAGGGACACGTCGATGTGCTTGGCCAGCTCATCGATCATCGGCACCACACCCGAGGTGGACAGGGTCACGCGGCGCTTGGATATCCCGTAGCCGAGGTCGTCCATCATCAGATGCATGGCGGCGACGACGTTGTCGAAGTTCAGCAGCGGCTCACCCATGCCCATCATCACCACGTTGGTGATGGCACGGTCGACGGTTGCCGGGACACTACCGAAAGATTTGTTGGCAATCCACACCTGGCCGATGACTTCGGCGGCGGTGAGGTTGCTATTGAAGCCTTGCTTGCCGGTGGAGCAGAAACTGCAATCCAGGGCACAGCCTGCCTGGGACGAAACGCACAGAGTGCCGCGTTTGCCCTGGGGAATGTATACGGTCTCGACGCAGCTGCCGGACGCCACGCGCACCACCCACTTACGGGTGCCGTCGCTGGAGATGTCCTCGCTGACCACTTCCGGACCACGGACCTCAGCAATAGCCTTGAGCTTGTCGCGCAAGGCCTTGCTGACGTTCGTCATGGCGTCGAAATCATCGACACCAAAGTGGTGAATCCATTTCATTACCTGACCGGCACGGAAACGCTTCTCCCCGATTGAGTCGAAGAATTTTTCCATTTCCTGTTGAGTCAGACCCAGCAGGTTGGTTTTTACAGTCGATGTAGTCATGGATTCACCTTCACTCTTAAGCCAATGCTTAGCGAGTGGTTACTTCAGTAGCTGCGAAGAAGTACGAGATTTCACGAGCAGCTGCGGCTTCGGAGTCCGAACCGTGAACAGCGTTGGCGTCGATGGAATCAGCGAAGTCAGCGCGGATGGTGCCGGCAGCAGCTTCTTTAGGGTTGGTAGCGCCCATCAGCTCACGGTTCAGAGCGATAGCGTTTTCGCCTTCCAGAACCTGAACAACAACAGGACCGGAGATCATGAAAGCAACCAGGTCGCCGAAGAAACCACGAGCGCTGTGCTCAGCGTAGAAGCCTTCAGCTTCAGCTTTGGACAGTTGCTTCAGTTTCGAAGCTACAACGCGCAGGCCGGCTTTTTCGAAACGAGTGGTGATTTCGCCGATGACGTTTTTTGCAACAGCGTCAGGCTTGATGATGGAGAAAGTGCGTTGAACAGCCATGGTGTAACTCCAGAAACGGTAATTTGCGAAAAATTAAACCCGCGAATTATACGCGGGTTCTTGGGTATTGCCTAACCTGCGAGGACGATCAGTCCAATTCATCATTCCAGAGCTGCTGAACTGCTTCCAACACCTTCTCGCCGACCCGGCCAGAGTTAGCGTCGAAGTCAGGCAGCTCTTTGATCCACTGCTGCAACTCGACGAAATTGACAGAATACGGATCTACACCCGGCTTGGCCTCGGCCAGTTCTTCTGCAATACGTTGAACATCATTCCAACCGTAGCTCATGACAGTCTTACCAGTCAGTGCGGCGCTTCGGCCGCATGGTTAAGCGAATATTTCGGAATTTCGACGGTGATGTCTTCTTCACCAACAATAGCCTGGCAAGCCAGACGCGATTGCGCTTCCAGACCCCAGGCACGATCGAGGAAGTCTTCTTCCAGCTCGTCAGCCTCTTCCATCGAGTCGAAACCCTCGCGGATGATGCAGTGGCAGGTGGTGCAAGCGCAGACGCCGCCGCAGGCGCTTTCCATCTCGATGTGGTGTTCGTGGGCCAGTTCGAGAATCGATGTGCCGGGCGCAGCCTCGACCACCATGCCTTCAGGGCAGAACTTCTCGTGGGGCAGAAAAATGACCTGCGGCATCAGATATCCTCGATTTCATTCAGATTGCGCCCCGACAGAGCGGCTTTCACCGTCAGATCCATGCGGCGGGCAGCAAAAGCATCGGTCACTTGCGACAGACGCTTGGTCTGCTGCTCGATGGCGTAACCATCAGTACCTTTCATCAGTTCGGCCAATTCCTGCAGCTGCAGGTCGATAACCATGCGCTCTTCGGCGTCGAGCAAACGCTCGCCATCGGCTTCCAGAGCGCCCTGCACCGCTTCGATCAGGCGCTGGGCATCGACTTGCTGCTCACGCAGGACGCGGGCGACCTTGTCGTCATTGGCGTGCTGAAACGAATCTTTCAGCATCTTGGCAATCTCGCCGTCGGTCAGACCGTAGGACGGTTTGACCTGAATGCTCGCCTCAACGCCCGAACCCAGCTCACGGGCAGAAACGCTGAGCAGGCCGTCGGCGTCGACCTGGAAGGTCACGCGAATCTTCGCTGCACCGGCGACCATCGCCGGGATACCACGCAATTCGAAGCGCGCCAATGAACGGCAGTCGCTGATCAGCTCGCGCTCGCCCTGCAGAACGTGGATCGCCATGGCCGACTGGCCGTCTTTATAAGTAGTGAAATCTTGTGCGCGAGCGACGGGGATGGTGGTGTTGCGCGGAATCACCTTCTCCATCAGGCCGCCCATGGTTTCCAGCCCCAGGGACAGCGGAATCACGTCGAGCAGCAGCAGTTCGCCGCCATCACGCTTGTTGCCAGCCAATGTGTCGGCCTGGATCGCGGCACCGATGGCCACCACTTGATCCGGGTCGATTTCAGTCAGCGGCTGACGACCAAAGGCTTCGGCAACAGCTTCGCGAACACGCGGAACGCGGGTCGAACCGCCAACCATGACCACGGCGTGCACGTCTTCCAGCTCAATTCCGGAATCGCGAACGGCGCGACGGCAGGCTTTCAGGCTGCGCGCGACCATTGGCTCGATCAACGCATCGAAGGCTTCGCGAGTCAGCGGCGCTTTCCAGTCGCCATAGGCCACTTCAACGCTGGCCGCATCGGTCAGCGCTTCTTTGGCCGCACAAGCGGTTTGCAACAGATTGCGTTGTGCGCCCGGATCGAGATCGGCGGACAGGCCCGCGCTCTCGATGATCCAGCCAGCAATCGCGTGATCAAAGTCGTCGCCGCCCAGCGCGCTGTCGCCGCCAGTGGCCAGAACCTCGAAAACACCGCCAGTCAGACGCAGAATCGAAATATCGAAGGTGCCGCCGCCCAGATCATAAATTGCGACCAGGCCTTCAGCGTGTTGATCCAGACCGTACGCCACAGCGGCCGCAGTCGGCTCATTGAGCAGACGCAGCACGTTCAGACCGGCCAATTTGGCCGCATCCTTGGTGGCTTGGCGCTGGGCATCATCGAAGTAAGCAGGAACGGTGATCACCGCGCCCACCAGTTCGCCACCCAAGGTCGCTTCAGCGCGCTGACGCAGCACCTTGAGGATATCGGCGGAGACTTCGACCGGGCTTTTCGGGCCCTGCACGGTGTCGATGAACGGCATGTGCGACTCGCCACCGACAAAGCGGTATGGCAGTTGTTCGCCCAATTGCTTGACGTCGGACAGACCACGACCCATCAAGCGCTTGACCGACAGCACGGTGTTCAAAGGATCGGAAGCGGCAGCCAGTTTGGCCGACTCGCCGACTTCGACGCGATCGGCGTGGTAACGCACAGCAGACGGCAGGATGACCTGCCCGTTTGCGTCGGCCAACGGCTCGGAAAGACCACTGCGCAACGCAGCGACCAGCGAATTGGTAGTGCCCAAGTCGATCCCCACAGCCAGACGACGCTGGTGCGGTTGAGGACTTTGGCCGGGTTCGGCGATCTGCAGTAGGGCCATCGTGATCAGGACTTATCTGTATATCAGGCGTGCGACCGGAGCGGCACTGGGTTAATCGTCGAGGCGCTCTTCTAACTGGCGCACTTCGTAGGTGAGCTTGTCGAGGAACTGCATGCGCCGCATCAGGCGTTCGGCCTGTTCGCGTTGCGCTGCATCATCCCAACAGGCTGCGAAGCTTTCATTGAGTTCTTCCTGAGCCACTTTCAAGCGCCGCTTGAACACCGCGACACCGTCGAGGTCGGCACTGTCCTGGAGGTCTTCAAGTTCTTCGCGCCATTGCATCTGCTGCAGAAGAAACTCGGGATCATGGACCGTGACTTCCATCGGCACCTCATGCCCGCTGATGGTCAGCAGGTAGCGTGCGCGCTGGGCCGGACTCTTCAGCGTCTGATAGGCGTCGTTGAGCCGCGCAGACTGCTCGAGTGCCGACCGCTGCTCACGCTCGGAAGCGTCGGCAAAGCGGTCAGGATGAACACCGCGCGCCAACTCACGATAGCGCGTGGCCAACTGCTCGAGATCCAGACGGAAGCCCGGTTGCAGCTCGAATAAAGCAAAATGACAAGGAATACCCACGACAAGCCTCAGATGTTGAAGCTTTCGCCGCAGCCACATTCACCGCGTACGTTGGGGTTGTTGAACTTGAAGCCTTCGTTCAACCCTTCCTTGACGAAGTCGAGCTCGGTGCCGTCCAGGTAGGCGAGGCTTTTCGGGTCGATGATCACTTTTTCGCCGTGACTCTCGAACACCTGATCCTCTGCAACCACCTCGTCGACAAACTCCAGCACGTAGGCAAGGCCGGAACAGCCTGTGGTGCGAACCCCCAGACGAATCCCTTCACCTTTGCCGCGCCCGTCGAGGGAGCGCCGCACGTGTCGAGCAGCCGCTTCTGTCATGCTGATAGCCATCGGTGACTCCTTACTCGTCGCCAAATACAGAAAGTCAGATCAAGCCTTTCTTCTGCTTGTAATCGCGAACAGCCGCCTTGATAGCGTCTTCAGCCAGTACCGAGCAGTGAATCTTTACTGGCGGCAGGGCCAGTTCTTCGGCCAGCTGAGTGTTCTTGATGGTTTCTGCTTCGTCCAGAGTCTTGCCCTTCATCCACTCGGTGGCGAGGGAGCTGGAAGCGATAGCCGAACCGCAGCCGTAGGTCTTGAACTTGGCGTCTTCGATAACGCCCTGATCGTTGA from Pseudomonas tensinigenes harbors:
- the ndk gene encoding nucleoside-diphosphate kinase; this encodes MAVQRTFSIIKPDAVAKNVIGEITTRFEKAGLRVVASKLKQLSKAEAEGFYAEHSARGFFGDLVAFMISGPVVVQVLEGENAIALNRELMGATNPKEAAAGTIRADFADSIDANAVHGSDSEAAAAREISYFFAATEVTTR
- the fdx gene encoding ISC system 2Fe-2S type ferredoxin; its protein translation is MPQVIFLPHEKFCPEGMVVEAAPGTSILELAHEHHIEMESACGGVCACTTCHCIIREGFDSMEEADELEEDFLDRAWGLEAQSRLACQAIVGEEDITVEIPKYSLNHAAEAPH
- the hscB gene encoding co-chaperone HscB, translating into MGIPCHFALFELQPGFRLDLEQLATRYRELARGVHPDRFADASEREQRSALEQSARLNDAYQTLKSPAQRARYLLTISGHEVPMEVTVHDPEFLLQQMQWREELEDLQDSADLDGVAVFKRRLKVAQEELNESFAACWDDAAQREQAERLMRRMQFLDKLTYEVRQLEERLDD
- the pilW gene encoding type IV pilus biogenesis/stability protein PilW, translating into MSLRFALLLLLASLCAGCVLSGDYNPMKTSKGRDEARAAYVQLGLGYLQQGMSERAKVPLKKALDIDGSDPDANAALGLVFQSEMEPELADEHFRKALSSRPADARILNNYGSFLYEQQRYKEAYERFEQAAADTLYPERSRVFENLGMTAAKLGQRDLAQQQLEKALRLNRQQPRALLEMAELSFEDRHYVPARDYYDRFSLLTEQNARSLLLGVRLAKVFEDRDKAASYGLQLKRLYPGTPEYQQYLSEQ
- the hisS gene encoding histidine--tRNA ligase; this translates as MSKSLQAIRGMNDILPEQTPLWRYFEGTVARLLDNYGYKQIRMPIVEFTELFKRSIGEVTDIVEKEMYTFEDRNGDSLTLRPEGTAACVRAVLEHGITGGGQVQKLWYIGPMFRHERPQKGRYRQFHQIGLEVFNLDGPDIDAELITMTWRLWGELGIRDAVKLELNSLGTSESRGRYREALVEYLSAHHDKLDEDSQRRLKTNPLRVLDTKNADTQAVLVDAPKMADYLDDESRAHFEGLKARLDAVGIPYVLNPKLVRGLDYYSKTVFEWVTDKLGAQGTVCAGGRYDGLVEQMGGKPTTGVGFAMGIERLVLMLETLEQIPEEISRQVDVYLCAFGEEAELAGLALAERVRDQLPNLRLQVNAGAGSFKSQFKKADKSGALYALILGDDEMAQQVVGFKPLRGQGEQQSIAWDALAAHLATCVVQG
- the iscU gene encoding Fe-S cluster assembly scaffold IscU; this encodes MAYSEKVIDHYENPRNVGKMNAEDPDVGTGMVGAPACGDVMRLQIKVNDQGVIEDAKFKTYGCGSAIASSSLATEWMKGKTLDEAETIKNTQLAEELALPPVKIHCSVLAEDAIKAAVRDYKQKKGLI
- the ispG gene encoding flavodoxin-dependent (E)-4-hydroxy-3-methylbut-2-enyl-diphosphate synthase; amino-acid sequence: MHGESPIKRRVSRKIWVGNVPVGGDAPIAVQSMTNSDTNDVAATVAQINRLEAAGVDIVRVSVPDMDAAEAFGKIKQLVKVPLVADIHFDYKIALRVAELGVDCLRINPGNIGREDRVRSVVDAARDRGIPIRIGVNAGSLEKDLQKKYGEPTPAALVESALRHVEHLERLNFQDFKVSVKASDVFMAVEAYRLLAKEIVQPLHLGITEAGGLRSGTVKSAVGLGMLLAEGIGDTIRISLAADPVEEVKVGYDILKSLHLRSRGINFIACPSCSRQNFDVVKTMNELEGRLEDLLVPLDVAVIGCVVNGPGEAKEAHIGLTGGTPNLIYIDGKPAQKLTNDNLVDELERLIRQKAAEKVEADAAVIARG
- the hscA gene encoding Fe-S protein assembly chaperone HscA gives rise to the protein MALLQIAEPGQSPQPHQRRLAVGIDLGTTNSLVAALRSGLSEPLADANGQVILPSAVRYHADRVEVGESAKLAAASDPLNTVLSVKRLMGRGLSDVKQLGEQLPYRFVGGESHMPFIDTVQGPKSPVEVSADILKVLRQRAEATLGGELVGAVITVPAYFDDAQRQATKDAAKLAGLNVLRLLNEPTAAAVAYGLDQHAEGLVAIYDLGGGTFDISILRLTGGVFEVLATGGDSALGGDDFDHAIAGWIIESAGLSADLDPGAQRNLLQTACAAKEALTDAASVEVAYGDWKAPLTREAFDALIEPMVARSLKACRRAVRDSGIELEDVHAVVMVGGSTRVPRVREAVAEAFGRQPLTEIDPDQVVAIGAAIQADTLAGNKRDGGELLLLDVIPLSLGLETMGGLMEKVIPRNTTIPVARAQDFTTYKDGQSAMAIHVLQGERELISDCRSLARFELRGIPAMVAGAAKIRVTFQVDADGLLSVSARELGSGVEASIQVKPSYGLTDGEIAKMLKDSFQHANDDKVARVLREQQVDAQRLIEAVQGALEADGERLLDAEERMVIDLQLQELAELMKGTDGYAIEQQTKRLSQVTDAFAARRMDLTVKAALSGRNLNEIEDI
- a CDS encoding RodZ domain-containing protein, with product MKAAHPEVVAANRVNPGETLRQARESNGWSLAEVALKLNLTVTSLSNLEAGAFDKLPGHTFARGYIRAYAKLLGMDQTVLVQQFDQSTGTDSQGSNVHALGRIEEPVRVSHTILRIVSLLLLIAVIGGGFVWWQDQTSQRTKDLTSLAPEHVEVEGADGTTQIHPIDEPEDQAVEENQVDTSTALALPQSEATAESAGAEGAAPTAPVAPAATPTTPGHTPAPVVTTPVTPAPNAPATPAPTVTAPVVPAASAATAEAAAPVAGDGQVQLQFSADCWAQVTDGRGKVIFSGLKHKGDSVTVSGKPPLNVRLGVARAAQVSYNGQPVDIAPFTSGETARLKLGQ
- the rlmN gene encoding 23S rRNA (adenine(2503)-C(2))-methyltransferase RlmN, encoding MTTSTVKTNLLGLTQQEMEKFFDSIGEKRFRAGQVMKWIHHFGVDDFDAMTNVSKALRDKLKAIAEVRGPEVVSEDISSDGTRKWVVRVASGSCVETVYIPQGKRGTLCVSSQAGCALDCSFCSTGKQGFNSNLTAAEVIGQVWIANKSFGSVPATVDRAITNVVMMGMGEPLLNFDNVVAAMHLMMDDLGYGISKRRVTLSTSGVVPMIDELAKHIDVSLALSLHAPNDALRNQLVPINKKYPLKMLLESCQRYMSALGEKRVLTIEYTLLKDINDKVEHAVEMIELLKNIPCKINLIPFNPFPHSGYERPSNNAIRRFQDQLHQAGFNVTVRTTRGEDIDAACGQLVGQVLDRTRRSERYIAVRELSADSDLAQNAANTN
- the iscX gene encoding Fe-S cluster assembly protein IscX gives rise to the protein MSYGWNDVQRIAEELAEAKPGVDPYSVNFVELQQWIKELPDFDANSGRVGEKVLEAVQQLWNDELD
- the iscA gene encoding iron-sulfur cluster assembly protein IscA, whose amino-acid sequence is MAISMTEAAARHVRRSLDGRGKGEGIRLGVRTTGCSGLAYVLEFVDEVVAEDQVFESHGEKVIIDPKSLAYLDGTELDFVKEGLNEGFKFNNPNVRGECGCGESFNI